The proteins below are encoded in one region of Toxoplasma gondii ME49 chromosome IV, whole genome shotgun sequence:
- a CDS encoding Toxoplasma gondii family E protein (encoded by transcript TGME49_318130), with protein MVWSTGHDDSRASDFPVRSEGSSDDVHIEDILGGNSSPSNREEEAAVIRALAEKALAAAALMSSVLPRLHHGSNAVRAVSQQMVQHWTFLLEQAQMIENGETNGDDSAGTSLHQGQHSSSDVAVPGDGVAALGVNRSASEPGATGGSLRLSYPKQVPFSHPRKPASPLLLTPRSGWAPLQTISETSVLDGISFDTSDWWDLEESPFIDRSAGTKQDSQRDLEEALELADLDRRDLGGWHPFSSRVTDPRSLFTAASTGGVSGSSSGTGEAGGRPPSHLPELYSTVASRPARSTSAPPSRTQSSTTSAVKPVRSGPSPAPAGKRPLSVSRGLSPRGHAASRRTVSVGRPSMTQSRRGDRSVSKDRIQGTLPARTHGATVRPRTTMAGGPRQTTQHGTDKKGAASGSEKGSGSQSSAPKDGGKTGTSGQQRGSDGGLAGAGGSGRRPGGGGGDEKEPRGPPDGVAPGASKGRKRAKRRREMQTLKHNAGHYRRTLKTASXXXXXXXXXXXRWGPEGLDSEGSTREQRGAGGEDGEPRVSGPSETATHPPGEKTHETAGRGRGKKKKAIKAHSAGEGEAQRSPESRVKAEPDTSATQDSATDDKPGGGSDIDGKRQDMPEHAPPPVGVGLTEVHEESASMPDTEQTSEAAASGSSISESAARMEAVRTGARPKTSKPASTKVGARRQKKRTKEAAPRPAEPPSKPDDSDQEATRGRTRHRERRGRSDSKQESARRDAVASSGGGDKGETGDGEGTVPVPQGGFASVARNVEAKVHAILQKYEQDRDAFDQRPGVKTFVDAVVDSVAPEADFGVPFVSLCEMVMTDLDAECRLEALGKVAENLKATAARVRTSSRPDEGSDAGASGGHDGAGRDVAVTDTTLAGVIKMTEMKVSSIRRRVIPFIRVLLTARFGLILENHLPEKPRFLFPSNIAPPQAPTSAEGYSVEEIHLPSCASPVAALRLFVNRLTAWKNEILAVGNNLEQKWWIEPEDPEEAVREHNRTVLAFEAASATAVFAILSERQKKWNLQELARVERNPQRKTALEEASRILEKCIDEERQQKLSRFSSYTESLLDTARNRVKKKSGPWVTPSDSSHCPELRALMEKSEESPSDEAGAGGSE; from the coding sequence ATGGTTTGGTCAACGGGGCATGATGATAGTCGGGCTTCTGATTTCCCGGTGAGAAGTGAGGGATCTAGTGATGATGTCCACATTGAAGACATTCTAGGAGGTAATTCGTCACCTTCGAatagagaagaggaggctgCTGTGATACGCGCCTTAGCTGAGAAGGCTTTGGCGGCAGCTGCCCTTATGTCCTCTGTCTTGCCGAGGCTTCACCATGGCTCCAACGCAGTAAGGGCTGTTTCCCAGCAAATGGTCCAGCACTGGACTTTCCTCCTGGAGCAGGCACAAATGATCGAAAATGGCGAAACAAACGGTGATGACAGCGCTGGAACGTCACTCCACCAGGGACAGCATTCATCAAGTGACGTGGCGGTACCCGGGGATGGAGTCGCTGCACTCGGCGTGAACCGCAGTGCGTCTGAACCAGGCGCTACAGGTGGTTCATTAAGGCTATCATATCCAAAGCAAGTGCCTTTCAGTCATCCCAGGAAGCCCGCGTCTCCCTTGTTGCTGACTCCGCGTTCAGGGTGGGCACCTTTGCAAACAATTTCCGAAACGTCAGTTTTGGACGGAATATCGTTTGACACCTCTGATTGGTGGGATCTTGAAGAATCACCGTTCATAGACCGGTCTGCAGGCACAAAACAGGATTCGCAAAGGGATTTGGAAGAGGCACTAGAACTAGCTGACCTTGACAGACGCGACTTGGGCGGCTGGCATCCCTTCTCTAGTCGTGTAACAGACCCCCGTAGTCTGTTTACAGCTGCCTCCACCGGAGGCGTTTCTGGGTCATCCAGTGGCACCGGAGAAGCTGGCGGCCGGCCGCCGAGTCACTTACCTGAGCTGTACAGCACTGTAGCGAGCCGGCCGGCACGGTCAACGTCTGCACCGCCAAGCAGAACTCAGTCTAGCACCACCAGTGCAGTGAAACCGGTTCGAAGCGGTCCGTCCCCCGCGCCGGCGGGTAAGCGTCCCCTCAGTGTGTCCCGCGGCTTGTCGCCTCGTGGGCATGCCGCGTCGAGGCGGACTGTTAGCGTTGGCAGACCAAGTATGACACAGAGCCGCAGAGGGGACCGCTCTGTTTCCAAAGACAGGATACAGGGCACTTTGCCTGCAAGAACACATGGTGCAACTGTTAGGCCACGCACAACGATGGCAGGGGGGCCACGACAGACAACGCAACATGGCACGGACAAGAAGGGAGCAGCATCAGGCAGTGAGAAAGGCAGTGGAAGCCAGTCGTCGGCACCGAAGGACGGAGGCAAAACAGGCACTTCCGGTCAACAACGGGGGAGTGACGGGGGACTTGCAGGAGCGGGGGGAAGCGGACGACGGCCTGGAGGTGGCGGGGGTGATGAGAAAGAGCCGAGGGGACCCCCTGACGGGGTTGCCCCTGGCGCATCAAAGGGgcgaaaaagagcgaaaagaagaagagagatgcaaactctGAAACACAACGCAGGGCACTACCGGCGGACCCTCAAAACAGCCAGCNNNNNNNNNNNNNNNNNNNNNNNNNNNNNNNNNCGCTGGGGTCCCGAAGGTTTAGACAGCGAAGGTTCCACTAGAGAGCAAAGAGGAGCAGGTGGGGAGGATGGAGAGCCTAGGGTGTCTGGTCCCTCAGAAACTGCGACGCACCCGCCGggcgagaaaacgcacgAGACCGCAGGCAGgggcagagggaagaagaagaaggcgatcAAGGCGCACAGCGctggggaaggagaggccCAACGCTCACCAGAGTCACGCGTGAAAGCTGAACCTGATACGTCGGCGACGCAGGATTCGGCGACTGATGACAAACCGGGAGGTGGAAGTGACATTGATGGCAAACGACAAGACATGCCAGAACACGCGCCTCCACCGGTCGGTGTGGGACTGACAGAGGTACATGAAGAAAGTGCGAGCATGCCGGACACAGAACAGACGTCTGAAGCTGCGGCAAGCGGATCGAGCATCAGTGAATCAGCCGCCAGGATGGAAGCCGTCAGAACAGGAGCCCGGCCGAAAACGTCCAAGCCGGCATCGACAAAAGTCGgggcgaggcgacagaagaaacggacgaaAGAGGCGGCTCCACGTCCCGCTGAACCGCCATCGAAGCCGGACGACTCGGACCAAGAGGCAACGCGAGGACGGACTCGACACCGAGAACGCCGTGGCAGAAGTGATTCGAAACAGGAGAGCGCGAGGCGGGACGCAGTGGCCAGTAGTGGCGGTGGAGACAAAGGGGAGACGGGAGATGGGGAGGGGACGGTGCCGGTTCCGCAGGGAGGGTTCGCTTCTGTGGCGAGGAATGTAGAGGCCAAGGTGCATGCTATCTTGCAAAAATACGAACAGGATAGAGACGCTTTCGATCAGCGTCCAGGAGTGAAAACGTTCGTAGACGCAGTTGTGGACAGCGTCGCTCCGGAGGCCGATTTCGGTGTCCCGTTCGTGTCTTTGTGCGAAATGGTAATGACCGATCTAGACGCTGAGTGCAGGCTGGAGGCTTTGGGCAAGGTGGCTGAGAATCTGAAAGCTACAGCGGCACGCGTACGAACGTCATCACGTCCCGATGAAGGCTCAGATGCTGGGGCCTCAGGCGGACATGACGGAGCCGGTCGAGACGTAGCCGTCACGGACACCACTCTGGCAGGTGTTATCAAGATGACTGAGATGAAAGTCAGTAGCATACGAAGGCGTGTCATTCCGTTTATCAGGGTGCTGTTAACGGCTCGTTTCGGTTTAATACTCGAGAACCATTTGCCGGAAAAACCACGGTTCTTGTTCCCCAGCAATATAGCACCTCCACAGGCGCCGACATCGGCGGAAGGCTACAGTGTAGAAGAGATACACTTGCCTTCGTGCGCATCTCCAGTCGCCGCACTACGTCTCTTCGTGAATCGACTCACTGCATGGAAAAATGAGATTTTAGCTGTGGGGAATAATCTCGAACAGAAATGGTGGATTGAGCCTGAGGACCCCGAGGAAGCAGTGAGAGAACACAATCGAACGGTGCTCGCTTTCGAGGCAGCGTCAGCAACTGCTGTGTTCGCCATCTTGagtgagagacagaagaaatgGAATTTGCAGGAATTAGCCAGAGTTGAGAGAAAtccgcagaggaagacggcaTTGGAGGAAGCGTCACGTATCCTCGAGAAGTGcatcgacgaagagagacaacaaaAGCTCAGCAGGTTCTCCTCTTACACCGAAAGCCTTTTAGATACAGCAAGAAATCGTGTGAAGAAAAAGTCAGGTCCCTGGGTGACTCCTTCAGATAGCTCACATTGTCCCGAATTACGCGCCTTGATGGAGAAGTCCGAGGAGTCACCCTCTGACGAGGCGGGAGCTGGCGGCTCTGAGTGA